From the Hemicordylus capensis ecotype Gifberg chromosome 1, rHemCap1.1.pri, whole genome shotgun sequence genome, the window TGCTACTTCATTCTCATTTCTGTATTGTGGGGTTACCAATGGTCATTTGGGTGTCATGAATTTCCCCAGGACTTTCTTGAAGGCTGCCTTCACATCTTTGTTGCGTAAGCTGTATATCATGGGGTTGACCAGAGGGTTGAGAACTGTGTAGAACAAAGCGTTTGCCTTGTCCCAGTCTGGCGTGTGCTGGGAGCTGGGCCGGGAATACATGAAGAGGATGGAACCATAGAAGAGGGAGACAGAGACTAGGTGGGCGGAGCACGTGGAGAAGGCCTTGCGCCTCCCAGCAGCAGAGCGGATGCGTATGATGGCTGCCACTATGCCCACATAGGAGCCCAGGATGAGGGCAGTGGTTGCCATCACATTGCAACCAATGATGGTGGCTAGGATGAGTTCATAGACCCTGGTATCATCACAGGCCATCTTCACAAGTGGTGGTGCATCACAAAAATAGTGGTTGATAATGTTGTTCCCACAGAAATGTAGGCGGAAGGTGTTGCCTGTGTGTACAATGGCATTGACGAAACCAGCTACGTAAGACCCAACCACCAGCTGGATGCAGAGCTTCCTGGGCATGGCAGTGGCATAGAGTAGTGGGTTGCAAATGGCCACGTAGCGGTCGTATGCCATGGCAGCCAGCAGGAAGCACTCGCTGTAGGCCAAGCCAGCGGAGAAGAAGAACTGGGCAGCACAGCCAGCAAGGGACATGACCTTGTTCTTGGACACACAGTCAGACAAGATCCGTGGAGTGTAGACAGTGGAATACCAGATATCTAGGAAGGAAAGGTTGCCAACAAAGAAGTACATGGGTGTGTGCAAGTTAGAATCTAGGTAGATCAGTGTCATCAGGCCCACATTTCCAGTCAGTGTTAGAATATATGACGCTAGGAATAGCACAAAGAAGATGATACGCAGAAGTGGATCTGTTGTGAAACCCACCAGAACAAAATCAGTAACAAGCGTGCGATTGCCTTCCATTCCTATTGTGTCCCCATAGGATAGGTATTAACGGTTGATAG encodes:
- the LOC128349108 gene encoding olfactory receptor 9G4-like, which codes for MEGNRTLVTDFVLVGFTTDPLLRIIFFVLFLASYILTLTGNVGLMTLIYLDSNLHTPMYFFVGNLSFLDIWYSTVYTPRILSDCVSKNKVMSLAGCAAQFFFSAGLAYSECFLLAAMAYDRYVAICNPLLYATAMPRKLCIQLVVGSYVAGFVNAIVHTGNTFRLHFCGNNIINHYFCDAPPLVKMACDDTRVYELILATIIGCNVMATTALILGSYVGIVAAIIRIRSAAGRRKAFSTCSAHLVSVSLFYGSILFMYSRPSSQHTPDWDKANALFYTVLNPLVNPMIYSLRNKDVKAAFKKVLGKFMTPK